The following are encoded in a window of Roseivirga misakiensis genomic DNA:
- a CDS encoding PadR family transcriptional regulator — MRRSDLGEFEELVLLSVAVLTPSAYSVAVAEHLELQTGKTITTGAVHSALQRLEKKGYLESAMGEASKARGGRRKRLFTVTMLGSKMLHSVKDIRDNLWSSMGPQSLPNLSTN; from the coding sequence ATGAGAAGAAGTGATTTAGGCGAATTTGAAGAACTAGTTTTACTCAGTGTGGCGGTACTTACGCCTTCTGCTTACAGCGTGGCAGTAGCAGAACACTTGGAATTACAAACTGGCAAAACAATCACCACAGGTGCCGTTCACTCAGCCCTACAGCGACTTGAGAAAAAAGGTTATCTCGAATCTGCCATGGGAGAAGCTTCTAAAGCGCGTGGCGGAAGACGTAAACGATTGTTTACGGTTACTATGCTCGGCAGTAAAATGCTTCATAGTGTAAAAGACATTAGAGATAACCTTTGGAGCAGCATGGGACCTCAATCACTCCCTAACCTAAGTACTAATTAA
- a CDS encoding serine hydrolase domain-containing protein, with protein MKNPIKISVLLLFWTLSAFSQTESQIDSIFSNWANNPNTPGGSAVIIHKGEVIYNKAFGLANIAENRPNTTNTAFQLAGMSKQFTAFATFLLADRGEIKLTDDIRKYLPEMRVYDHTITINHLLSSTSGLNDVWTLKSLMGWRPQDHFTHSDALRIISAQKDLGFIPGDDHSNTQTETVLLAEIVARVSGLSFAEFCNQEIFDPLGMDNTFVLDTIGMVIPDMATSYQQVENGYSEVQNVDTFIGAINVFSSSTDLSLWELNMLDPKIGSKAIFDQMNSAAVMNNGQTIDPPLGRHTLGQQFLHKERGILNIYQTGSIGGYTSSIFKFIDDEFTIIVLSNAGEPYTGYLGMFTCYLFLKDSFLNPAEIAFDVLETLDLSEQELSSYTGAYWDKLGVVGRDISLINDTLRYVRSAENSTALLPIAPHTFQMMSGGDEAIIFRFNVENEQKSIDLMIGDSAPILLEAYEPVDDREDYLHSFKGTFVCEELNTTYEFLEIDGQLVAQSIRNGNVSFTPVSQNLFEGSTWAFGSIKFELNESGQVTGFHLFTDYIRDLWFKKV; from the coding sequence ATGAAAAATCCGATCAAAATATCCGTACTTCTCCTATTCTGGACTTTATCAGCGTTTAGTCAAACTGAATCACAAATAGATTCGATCTTCTCCAACTGGGCTAATAATCCTAATACTCCGGGTGGATCGGCCGTTATTATTCATAAAGGTGAAGTCATATATAACAAAGCTTTTGGCCTCGCTAATATTGCCGAAAATCGCCCTAACACTACAAATACTGCTTTTCAACTGGCTGGAATGTCTAAGCAATTCACAGCATTTGCTACGTTTCTTTTAGCCGATAGAGGCGAAATAAAATTAACGGATGACATTCGAAAGTACCTCCCTGAGATGAGAGTTTATGATCACACGATCACTATCAATCACTTGTTATCTTCAACTAGTGGCTTGAATGATGTTTGGACTCTAAAATCATTAATGGGTTGGCGTCCGCAGGATCATTTTACCCACAGCGATGCTCTGCGTATTATTTCTGCGCAGAAAGATTTAGGGTTTATTCCTGGAGACGATCATTCAAATACTCAAACCGAAACTGTTCTTTTAGCTGAAATAGTAGCTAGGGTGTCAGGATTAAGTTTTGCTGAATTCTGTAATCAAGAGATTTTCGACCCGTTAGGCATGGATAATACTTTTGTTTTGGATACTATCGGCATGGTTATTCCCGATATGGCTACTTCCTATCAGCAGGTTGAAAATGGCTATAGTGAAGTTCAAAACGTTGATACGTTTATTGGTGCCATCAATGTATTTTCTTCTAGTACAGATTTGAGCTTATGGGAACTCAACATGCTTGATCCGAAAATAGGTAGCAAGGCCATATTCGATCAAATGAATAGCGCTGCTGTTATGAATAATGGTCAAACGATAGACCCGCCTCTTGGACGACATACCTTGGGGCAACAATTTCTCCATAAGGAAAGGGGAATTTTGAATATATATCAAACAGGGTCTATTGGTGGATACACTAGTTCAATATTCAAGTTTATCGATGATGAGTTCACAATTATTGTTCTCAGTAATGCTGGTGAGCCTTATACTGGCTATTTAGGCATGTTCACCTGCTATTTATTCCTCAAAGATTCCTTTTTAAACCCTGCAGAAATTGCCTTTGATGTACTAGAAACACTCGATTTATCTGAGCAAGAGCTTTCTTCCTATACTGGTGCGTATTGGGACAAACTTGGAGTCGTGGGTAGAGACATCAGCCTGATTAATGATACGCTTAGATATGTCAGGTCGGCAGAGAATTCAACAGCTTTGCTTCCTATAGCGCCGCATACTTTTCAAATGATGAGTGGTGGAGATGAAGCGATCATCTTTCGGTTTAATGTAGAGAATGAACAAAAGTCTATTGATTTAATGATCGGTGATAGTGCCCCTATTCTTTTGGAGGCATATGAACCAGTAGATGATCGAGAGGATTATTTGCATTCATTTAAAGGAACGTTTGTCTGTGAAGAACTGAATACTACTTACGAGTTCCTTGAAATTGATGGCCAACTGGTTGCTCAAAGTATACGCAATGGCAATGTTTCTTTCACACCCGTAAGTCAAAATCTTTTCGAAGGGTCTACTTGGGCTTTTGGATCTATTAAGTTTGAATTAAATGAGTCAGGACAAGTAACTGGTTTCCATTTATTTACCGACTATATTAGAGATTTATGGTTTAAGAAGGTTTAA
- a CDS encoding cold-shock protein: MARSQNTFQKKEREKKRLQKRKEKEMKKEERRANASGGGLDEMMAYVDEFGNITDTPPDPLAKKKEIKASSIEIGVPKQEKEDMTAERRGKVSFFNESKGYGFINQDGTQERFFVHVNGLTEPVQEGDKVGFLLEKGMKGMNAVSVRVIR, from the coding sequence ATGGCAAGATCGCAGAACACGTTCCAAAAGAAAGAAAGAGAAAAAAAGCGTTTGCAAAAGCGCAAAGAAAAAGAAATGAAAAAAGAGGAACGTAGAGCGAATGCCTCAGGTGGTGGGCTAGACGAAATGATGGCCTATGTAGATGAATTCGGTAACATCACCGATACTCCGCCAGATCCTCTAGCAAAAAAGAAAGAAATTAAAGCCTCAAGTATTGAAATAGGGGTTCCTAAGCAGGAAAAAGAAGATATGACTGCCGAACGAAGAGGGAAAGTTTCATTCTTCAACGAATCCAAAGGCTATGGTTTTATCAACCAAGATGGTACGCAAGAGAGATTCTTCGTCCACGTCAATGGATTGACTGAACCTGTACAAGAAGGGGATAAGGTTGGTTTTTTACTTGAAAAAGGTATGAAGGGAATGAATGCCGTTTCTGTACGTGTAATTCGATAA
- a CDS encoding Calx-beta domain-containing protein — MILFKAQFILFGQTGPGGVGDMSTNVLWVNADGISNVLNGSELKLWYDFSGNGNHLSKSGSTNATLPDYITNVINGLPVVRFSGNHDRLVKSVFNTFPTSAITAIYVNKTSDNGDGILSYSYGTGADSNGFLIFNSENLKFHRASANLETNVNVSNGQFNLVDIRWRDSDDQLSIFANGGVTSAFNGTVAASAITTGGTLALAGEQDSIDDGYSSSQTHQGDFAEVILYNTYLNDAQLIIVENYLAAKYSLSISNDYYDYQGSYGYDVAGIGRVNANNVHNEAMSDSIISVNSATDLNDNEFLLFGHNNEDVLNWVSESDATFSYRIARAWQVDESGEVGNVNIEIDVSQLPQLPNGYENYQLIVSTNEDFTDGVTYDLTLMSGTIYGVNEVNLTAGEFVSLVIPNTVQFTVTQANIFEGNDLTIDIEISQPLTEDVLIGLSSANGSAIVVDDFSLPQNQLTIVAGNTTAELTITITDDQLVEADEIFNLLLENVPDGLTIGTNASLEVTILDNDDDRKIYFGTGAASGNEDVANVTIPVTLSLANANSNTSIDYSVIGGTATINSDYTFNEGTLTFNTGETQGAISFTVNSDFLFENDETIVVRLSNPIGANLSNSQPVEYTYTILNDDSNIYMNFTSSSATGGEDDEIVTVEISLSESIPADSEIDYVVSGSSTADDTDHDLIDGAITIPAGSTTGTITFSVYKDALVEPDETIIIALSGSSSLSLGGQSEFTYTITDSPLGYTGPGGVGDATTLVLWARAEDLNLEGGDRVSVWPDASGNGNDLTQSNTDFQPIFRTAEESRNNRPRIEFDGVNDRMLKLNFTDFPTHSYTILNTTGYTPSIVPYFSYGSSATSNEIEFYVVDEFLDPVDISINGIIVENLSIFPGFQDNNTAFAYNRITNLLTLTRTNSQEPITGNKIINEEFENLSNVTDLTAGGNYVLGARFGASAQEVVDGVLIPAELNIDDNLGFFDSGYLEAIIYNVYLNDAQRHILLNYQIAKHRNWEGDEWVYRSNYGIDLAGIGRTSDLSKHLDAQGTGIVRINNAQDLNDNEFFLWGHDGDLMAFETTDLPSGINKRLARTWSSIEKTIAPDEDNASASVDVGAIDISFDISEIGTIPVSDLYLLIDDDGTFASGATQISNGIDDGNGVIRFSGVEDIQDGSFFTIGATLPIAEFEVSTAEGSESVTELEITVKLDQTVSDDVEIAYTVDLGGTATQGVDFQLADGTLTITAGASEATISVSISEDTLDELDETFSVSLSSEDVIIGTVPTYTYTILDDKIGYSGPGGIGNTNTMALWLKPEALIGLVEDQGLVSAWPDDSGNGNDLTQGTVSLQPKFIEDAANGWPAVQFSATANNYLESSGFLNFNSQSFSFFHVSRDASTTPVNASMYSFGNEHEIDYFKTAGPGIERGFDLYGQYIPVLNNERYDAFIINEYIWKERDLSYSVLANRGGAIGTISNSTYASFDRPTTEDAPNFVLASRYNQGDSPVYSNYYSGDFLEFVAFNKGVNTAQQDLLRVYLEIKYGITPTLKLYEHGTADGENFVFDIAGIGKVSDDDYHIDSQGTGMVRINNPQALDNGDFLVWAHDGIDLHESTNDVPAGVAIRFERKWRVSELRDTSPDDIFEVGDVGAIDISFDLTGLGEVDAADLVLLVDSDGVFSDGATSISNAVSEGDNIYKFEGVNAINDGDYFTLATADVNDTPLPVELISFEGQIVNGNRVMLDWKTAAEFHNSHFQVERSHNGTAFEVVGIVQSKGESGEINEYSLMDLNPINGINYYRLKQFDLDGSFEYSQIVSLTLEKQYQESEFVLAPNPVNLGETLELKVNSSTADNYNIQIVDVMGRSLFNYSAAVITGQNIIRINTHKLSKGVNFMLIRGTKGEVKRFKVLIK, encoded by the coding sequence TTGATTTTGTTCAAAGCACAGTTCATCCTGTTTGGGCAAACTGGCCCCGGTGGCGTTGGTGACATGTCTACGAATGTATTGTGGGTTAATGCCGATGGTATCTCAAATGTGCTAAACGGCTCAGAATTGAAGTTATGGTACGATTTCTCAGGAAATGGTAATCACTTATCTAAATCTGGCTCTACGAATGCGACACTACCGGATTATATAACAAATGTTATCAATGGTCTACCCGTGGTTAGATTTAGTGGAAATCATGATAGGTTAGTTAAAAGTGTATTTAATACTTTTCCTACCAGCGCGATCACCGCAATTTATGTTAATAAGACTTCAGATAATGGAGATGGTATTTTATCTTACTCATATGGTACCGGGGCGGATAGTAATGGATTTCTAATTTTCAATAGCGAAAACTTGAAGTTTCACAGAGCCTCAGCCAACTTGGAGACAAATGTTAATGTTAGTAATGGCCAATTTAATTTGGTGGATATAAGGTGGAGAGATAGCGATGATCAGCTCTCTATCTTTGCAAATGGAGGAGTAACTTCAGCTTTTAATGGGACAGTGGCAGCGTCAGCCATTACCACTGGTGGAACTTTGGCCCTTGCCGGTGAGCAAGATAGCATAGACGATGGTTATTCCTCAAGTCAAACACACCAAGGAGATTTTGCAGAGGTGATCCTCTATAACACTTATCTCAATGATGCCCAGCTAATTATAGTCGAGAATTATCTAGCGGCCAAGTATAGCCTTAGTATAAGCAATGACTATTATGACTATCAGGGAAGTTACGGATATGATGTAGCAGGTATTGGTAGAGTAAATGCTAATAATGTACATAACGAAGCTATGTCTGATAGTATCATTAGCGTAAATTCCGCCACTGACCTCAATGACAATGAATTCTTATTATTTGGACATAATAATGAAGATGTTCTGAATTGGGTTAGTGAATCTGATGCAACTTTTAGTTATCGAATAGCAAGAGCGTGGCAAGTAGATGAAAGCGGAGAAGTGGGTAACGTAAACATTGAAATTGATGTGAGCCAACTCCCACAATTACCCAATGGTTATGAAAATTACCAGCTTATAGTATCCACAAATGAGGACTTTACGGATGGGGTCACATATGACCTAACCCTCATGAGTGGCACAATTTACGGAGTAAACGAAGTAAACCTGACAGCTGGTGAATTTGTGTCTCTAGTTATCCCAAATACTGTACAATTTACCGTCACGCAAGCCAATATTTTTGAGGGAAATGATTTAACCATTGATATTGAAATTAGCCAACCACTGACCGAGGATGTTCTGATAGGGTTGAGTTCAGCTAATGGGAGTGCAATTGTAGTTGATGATTTTTCTTTACCACAAAACCAGTTGACCATTGTAGCTGGGAATACCACTGCAGAATTAACGATTACCATCACTGATGATCAACTTGTAGAAGCAGACGAAATATTTAATTTATTATTAGAAAACGTACCTGATGGACTCACGATAGGGACTAATGCTAGCCTTGAGGTAACTATATTGGATAATGATGATGATAGAAAAATCTACTTTGGTACAGGCGCTGCCAGTGGCAATGAAGATGTGGCAAACGTAACCATTCCAGTTACCCTCAGTTTAGCGAATGCAAATTCGAATACCAGTATAGACTATAGTGTAATAGGTGGTACGGCTACTATAAACAGCGATTATACATTCAACGAAGGTACTTTAACCTTTAACACTGGAGAAACACAAGGGGCAATTAGTTTTACCGTTAATTCAGATTTCTTATTTGAGAATGATGAAACTATCGTGGTACGACTTTCTAACCCTATTGGTGCCAATTTGAGCAACTCGCAACCAGTGGAATACACATATACCATTCTTAATGACGATTCGAATATCTATATGAATTTCACTTCATCCTCAGCTACTGGGGGAGAAGATGACGAGATTGTGACAGTTGAAATCTCCCTCTCTGAAAGTATACCAGCTGATTCTGAAATAGACTATGTAGTTTCTGGAAGCAGCACGGCAGATGATACCGATCATGATTTAATAGATGGTGCCATTACTATACCAGCGGGATCAACAACGGGTACTATCACCTTTAGCGTGTATAAAGATGCCTTGGTTGAACCTGATGAAACAATAATCATTGCACTATCTGGCAGTTCAAGCCTCTCCTTAGGAGGACAAAGTGAGTTTACCTATACCATTACCGATTCTCCGCTGGGTTATACTGGTCCAGGAGGAGTTGGCGATGCCACAACACTTGTCTTGTGGGCCCGTGCAGAAGATCTAAACTTGGAAGGGGGGGATAGAGTCAGCGTTTGGCCAGATGCCTCAGGAAACGGCAACGACCTAACACAAAGTAATACTGATTTTCAACCAATATTTAGAACAGCAGAAGAATCCAGGAACAATCGACCAAGAATTGAATTTGATGGAGTAAATGATCGGATGCTTAAGCTAAACTTTACAGATTTCCCTACGCATAGTTATACTATATTGAATACTACTGGTTATACACCGAGTATAGTGCCTTATTTTTCATACGGATCTAGTGCAACAAGCAACGAGATTGAATTTTATGTTGTGGACGAATTTCTCGATCCGGTCGATATTTCAATTAATGGTATCATAGTCGAGAACTTGTCGATATTTCCTGGTTTTCAGGATAATAATACTGCCTTTGCCTATAATAGAATCACCAACCTTTTAACACTGACTCGTACGAATTCCCAAGAGCCCATTACTGGAAATAAAATAATAAATGAAGAATTCGAAAATCTGTCAAATGTCACTGATTTAACTGCAGGCGGAAATTATGTGCTTGGAGCAAGATTCGGAGCGTCTGCTCAAGAGGTTGTTGATGGTGTTCTCATTCCTGCAGAACTCAATATTGATGATAATCTCGGTTTTTTTGATAGTGGATATTTGGAGGCGATCATTTATAATGTTTACCTCAATGACGCTCAACGGCATATTTTACTCAACTATCAGATTGCAAAACATCGTAATTGGGAAGGAGACGAGTGGGTTTACAGGAGTAATTATGGAATTGATTTAGCTGGAATTGGTCGCACCTCTGATCTATCTAAGCATTTAGATGCACAAGGAACGGGCATAGTTCGAATAAACAATGCACAAGATTTGAATGATAATGAATTCTTTCTTTGGGGACATGATGGTGACCTAATGGCATTTGAAACAACTGATTTGCCCTCGGGAATCAATAAAAGATTAGCCCGTACTTGGTCAAGTATTGAGAAAACCATTGCGCCGGATGAAGATAATGCTAGTGCTAGTGTGGACGTTGGAGCTATTGATATAAGTTTTGATATCAGTGAAATTGGGACCATCCCCGTCAGCGATTTGTACCTGTTAATTGATGACGATGGCACTTTTGCCAGTGGAGCTACTCAAATAAGCAATGGCATAGATGACGGAAATGGTGTTATTCGTTTTTCTGGAGTTGAAGATATACAAGATGGGTCCTTTTTTACAATAGGCGCCACTTTGCCAATTGCTGAATTTGAAGTGAGTACTGCGGAAGGTTCAGAAAGTGTCACCGAATTAGAAATAACGGTAAAACTCGATCAAACGGTATCTGATGATGTGGAGATCGCTTACACCGTCGATCTGGGGGGCACTGCAACTCAAGGAGTTGATTTTCAACTCGCAGATGGTACGCTAACAATTACGGCTGGAGCCTCAGAAGCTACCATTTCAGTAAGTATTTCAGAAGACACCTTAGATGAACTTGACGAGACGTTTTCCGTCAGCCTATCATCAGAAGACGTTATTATTGGAACTGTTCCTACTTATACTTATACCATTCTGGATGATAAGATTGGATACTCAGGCCCAGGGGGCATAGGCAATACAAATACCATGGCACTTTGGCTCAAACCAGAAGCATTAATTGGATTAGTTGAAGATCAGGGTCTTGTTAGTGCATGGCCAGATGACTCTGGAAATGGAAATGATTTGACGCAAGGTACCGTAAGTTTGCAGCCAAAGTTTATCGAGGATGCTGCCAATGGTTGGCCGGCAGTTCAATTTTCTGCGACGGCTAACAATTATTTAGAAAGTAGCGGTTTTCTTAACTTTAACTCACAGAGTTTTTCCTTTTTTCATGTGAGTAGGGATGCCTCTACAACTCCAGTTAACGCCTCTATGTATTCATTTGGAAATGAGCATGAGATCGACTATTTCAAAACTGCTGGCCCAGGTATTGAACGCGGGTTCGATCTATACGGTCAATATATTCCTGTACTTAATAATGAAAGATATGACGCTTTTATAATAAATGAATATATCTGGAAGGAGAGAGACTTATCGTATTCGGTGTTAGCTAATAGAGGTGGTGCTATTGGTACCATATCAAATTCAACTTACGCAAGCTTTGATAGACCCACCACTGAAGATGCACCTAATTTTGTATTAGCTTCCAGATATAATCAAGGAGATAGTCCAGTTTATAGCAATTATTATTCGGGTGATTTTTTAGAGTTTGTCGCTTTCAATAAAGGCGTCAATACAGCTCAGCAAGACTTATTGAGGGTTTATTTAGAAATTAAATATGGAATAACACCAACCCTTAAGCTTTATGAACATGGTACGGCTGATGGTGAAAATTTCGTCTTTGATATAGCTGGCATTGGAAAAGTCAGTGATGACGATTACCATATCGATAGTCAAGGAACAGGTATGGTAAGAATCAATAATCCACAAGCTTTAGACAATGGAGATTTTTTAGTCTGGGCCCATGATGGCATAGACCTTCATGAGTCAACTAACGATGTACCAGCTGGTGTTGCCATAAGGTTCGAAAGGAAGTGGCGAGTATCAGAGCTTAGGGATACAAGTCCAGATGATATTTTCGAAGTTGGTGATGTTGGTGCCATAGATATTAGCTTTGATTTAACGGGATTAGGAGAGGTAGATGCGGCCGATTTAGTATTACTGGTAGATAGTGACGGTGTATTTAGTGACGGTGCTACGAGTATTTCTAATGCTGTAAGTGAAGGTGATAATATCTATAAGTTTGAGGGCGTAAATGCTATTAACGATGGAGATTACTTCACATTGGCAACAGCAGATGTAAATGACACACCATTGCCGGTAGAGTTGATTAGTTTCGAGGGTCAGATAGTGAATGGTAATCGCGTGATGCTAGACTGGAAAACTGCCGCTGAATTTCATAATAGTCACTTTCAGGTAGAGCGGAGTCATAACGGAACAGCGTTTGAAGTAGTTGGTATTGTACAAAGTAAAGGAGAAAGCGGAGAGATAAATGAATACTCTTTGATGGATTTAAATCCAATAAATGGTATAAATTACTACCGCCTAAAGCAATTTGATTTAGACGGCTCTTTCGAATACTCACAAATCGTAAGTCTTACCCTAGAAAAGCAATATCAAGAAAGTGAATTTGTTCTGGCACCAAACCCAGTAAACCTAGGAGAAACCCTTGAACTCAAAGTGAACTCATCTACAGCGGATAACTATAATATCCAGATTGTAGATGTGATGGGCAGATCATTATTCAATTATTCGGCCGCTGTAATCACTGGTCAAAATATCATTCGAATCAACACGCATAAGCTATCCAAGGGAGTGAACTTCATGTTAATAAGAGGAACAAAAGGCGAGGTTAAACGCTTTAAGGTTCTGATCAAATGA
- a CDS encoding FtsX-like permease family protein encodes MKNTPPKWMDRIIEWICPDHLLEEVIGDLHERYLSSENPKAQFRANGRYFREVLYYARVTAFRRKNKSKPSTYFYTMLNHYLLTARRNLFRNKAFSFINVMGLALGITSFLLIMLWVNDERSIDNFHENQKNLYSLYVTKELQGEVTGNYYISEYEFYNDFANNPRTFADELKPVFPEIKYISSYATTYELPWGYPTTFRIGDVSHKLKGAIAGGDFFKMFSYDIIIGDGENALTEINSVVISEYMASLYFDSPQEAIGQTIRYENTRDLIIKAVFKNVDAKSSLKFDYLISWENLKDNTGVTSDNKWPTFIQLKENVNPIEFEKKLAKYHEPFYNENFGKLTLGIQPYGDRYLKSGFENGKPVKGRIEYVRIFSGVAVFILIIACINFTNLTTARSLKRAKEVGVRKVIGSTKSYLMGQFLGESIFLTTIATGLSLVAVNLVLPAFNAFTDKAMYLPFDSLKGWLFIFGLILTAGFLSGCYPALFLSSLKPSKVLKGLTRFTRSAQLLRKGLAVFQFSLSILLLIATLVVSKQTSYIKNANLGYDKENVIYVRVEGDLVEKYKIFKQALLTKPGIAMVDRSSEAPHDMGFEIAGPFIWEGMEEGRQMSFKPTSVGYDFLKMMNLEVVDGRGFDKNVPTDSAAFMINETALAEMGLESPLGKRISAWDKQGRIIGILKDYHTHSLHEPIKPLIVDVKEDLTFGIIMIKSLPGQTTTALRSLEEVSAEINPNYPLNYQFMDLEYAALYKNEQVISSLSNVFAVLAILISCLGLLGLAMFSAEQRIKEIGIRKVLGASVSSIIGLFSKDFIQLVGLSFIIAMPISLYLMQEWLASFAYRIALSWWIFALTGVLALLIAFGTVAYQTFKAAKTNPIDNLRVE; translated from the coding sequence ATGAAAAACACGCCTCCTAAGTGGATGGATCGCATTATAGAATGGATTTGTCCAGATCATTTGTTAGAGGAAGTTATCGGTGATTTACACGAACGCTATTTATCATCAGAGAATCCTAAGGCTCAATTTCGCGCAAATGGGCGATATTTTAGAGAAGTACTCTACTACGCTAGAGTTACTGCATTTCGACGAAAAAATAAATCAAAACCATCTACCTATTTCTATACTATGCTCAACCATTATCTACTCACAGCACGTCGTAATTTATTTAGGAATAAAGCATTTTCATTTATTAATGTAATGGGCCTTGCTCTAGGCATCACTTCTTTTTTACTCATTATGCTTTGGGTTAATGATGAGCGGAGCATCGATAATTTCCATGAAAATCAGAAAAACCTGTACAGCCTGTACGTCACCAAAGAGTTGCAGGGTGAAGTAACTGGCAATTACTACATCAGTGAGTACGAATTCTACAACGACTTTGCTAATAACCCCCGAACTTTTGCTGATGAACTAAAGCCTGTCTTCCCTGAAATCAAATACATTAGTTCGTATGCTACTACATATGAATTGCCTTGGGGCTACCCTACTACCTTTAGGATAGGTGATGTATCCCATAAGCTCAAAGGAGCCATTGCTGGAGGTGATTTCTTTAAAATGTTTTCATATGATATCATTATTGGTGATGGCGAAAATGCTTTAACCGAAATCAATAGCGTAGTGATTTCTGAATATATGGCCTCACTGTATTTCGATTCACCACAAGAGGCGATCGGCCAAACGATTCGCTATGAAAACACACGTGATCTAATTATTAAGGCTGTTTTCAAAAATGTAGATGCCAAAAGCTCATTGAAATTTGATTATCTGATCAGCTGGGAGAATTTAAAGGATAACACAGGAGTTACTTCTGATAACAAATGGCCAACTTTTATTCAGTTAAAGGAAAATGTAAATCCAATTGAGTTTGAGAAAAAACTAGCTAAATACCATGAGCCATTTTATAATGAAAACTTCGGAAAACTTACTCTTGGCATTCAGCCCTATGGAGATCGGTATTTAAAGTCTGGTTTTGAAAACGGAAAACCTGTTAAGGGCAGAATAGAGTACGTGAGAATTTTTAGTGGTGTGGCCGTATTTATTCTAATTATTGCCTGCATCAATTTCACAAACCTAACCACGGCAAGGTCACTCAAACGCGCCAAAGAAGTTGGTGTTCGCAAAGTAATCGGTTCAACCAAATCCTATTTAATGGGTCAGTTTTTAGGGGAATCCATATTTCTAACTACGATTGCGACAGGATTGTCTTTAGTGGCTGTCAATTTGGTGCTTCCAGCGTTCAATGCATTTACTGATAAGGCTATGTATTTACCTTTTGACAGTCTTAAGGGTTGGTTATTTATTTTCGGCCTTATTTTGACTGCGGGTTTTCTATCGGGCTGTTATCCCGCACTTTTTCTCTCTTCGCTCAAGCCTTCCAAGGTGCTAAAAGGGTTGACTCGGTTTACTCGTTCTGCCCAGCTGTTAAGAAAAGGCTTAGCCGTATTCCAGTTTAGCCTGTCAATCCTACTTTTGATAGCCACATTAGTCGTATCAAAACAAACCAGTTATATCAAAAACGCGAACCTTGGGTACGACAAAGAAAATGTCATTTATGTACGTGTAGAGGGTGATTTAGTAGAAAAATATAAGATTTTTAAACAGGCGCTATTGACAAAACCTGGAATAGCCATGGTAGATAGAAGCAGTGAGGCACCACATGATATGGGTTTTGAAATTGCAGGCCCGTTTATTTGGGAAGGCATGGAAGAAGGAAGGCAAATGAGCTTTAAACCCACTTCTGTCGGCTATGATTTTTTAAAAATGATGAACCTTGAAGTTGTTGACGGTCGTGGTTTTGATAAAAATGTCCCTACTGATTCGGCTGCTTTTATGATTAATGAAACTGCGCTTGCCGAAATGGGTTTAGAGAGTCCTTTAGGCAAAAGAATTTCGGCCTGGGACAAGCAAGGACGCATTATCGGGATTCTTAAAGACTATCATACGCACTCTTTACATGAACCTATTAAACCATTGATAGTGGATGTGAAGGAGGATTTAACCTTTGGGATTATCATGATTAAATCCTTACCTGGGCAAACTACTACGGCGTTAAGGAGCTTGGAGGAGGTTTCTGCTGAAATAAACCCTAACTACCCGCTGAACTATCAGTTCATGGATTTGGAGTACGCTGCGCTTTATAAAAACGAGCAAGTCATCAGTAGTCTTTCCAATGTATTTGCAGTTTTAGCCATTTTGATCTCTTGTCTTGGGTTATTAGGACTGGCTATGTTTTCTGCTGAACAACGAATCAAAGAAATCGGTATTAGAAAAGTACTCGGTGCATCTGTTTCCAGCATTATAGGGTTATTCTCCAAAGACTTTATCCAGTTGGTTGGTTTATCATTTATCATCGCTATGCCTATCTCGCTTTATCTGATGCAGGAATGGCTTGCTAGTTTTGCCTACCGCATAGCACTGTCTTGGTGGATTTTTGCTTTAACGGGTGTTTTAGCCCTTTTGATTGCTTTCGGAACCGTGGCTTATCAAACTTTTAAAGCGGCTAAAACTAATCCTATCGATAACCTTAGGGTTGAGTAA